A single window of Methylocella tundrae DNA harbors:
- a CDS encoding BPTD_3080 family restriction endonuclease, translating into MQERFFERPILNSPYAYPARHWELDADGQPTNRIIETRRRSDLITPVPKPKKRRQARGQTQMVFDGGDGLSSEEQEYNPTPIINEVRTYVETWRALPNPDQWLVTPETARLLKHWRTHKFDGIRPFFCQIEAVETAIWLVEVAPKMGARGAKFWDHLKGANEQANPELMRLALKLATGAGKTTVMAMLIAWQTVNAVRHQNSKQFSRGFLIVAPGITIKDRLRVLFPNDPESYYRQREIVPPDMLADIDRAKIIITNYHAFKLRERVDVAKGTRSVIEGWRGEKLQTLETEGQMLQRVMPELMGMKNITVLNDEAHHCYRERVKDALGETEGDLRGEEKDEAKENNEAARMWISGLEAVKRKLGLSLVYDLSATPFFLRGSGYVEGTLFPWTMSDFSLMDAIECGIVKLPRVPVADNIPGGETPKFRNLWEYIGKKLPKKGRSLSGKSLDPLSLPAELLTALEALYGHYKKTSDLWQQAGLRIPPVFIVVCNNTSTSELIYKYISGFRRENDDGSTTPENGRLSLFRNYDDYGNRIPRPNTILIDSAQLESGDALDKDFREIAGDEIERFRREIVERSGDIRAGETIDDTTLLREVMNTVGKKDRLGEQIRCVVSVSMLTEGWDANTVTHILGVRAFGTQLLCEQVVGRGLRRQSYDLNEEGLFNVEYADILGIPFDFAAKPVVAPPAKPRETVRVHAVRPERDPLEIVFPRVEGYRVELPDERLEARFTPDSILNLTPDRVGPSVTKNQGIIGEGVDLTLEHLADMRSSTILFHLARHLLYNKYRNPGEEPKLHLFGQLKRITRQWLEGGYLKCSGGTFPGQLVYKEIADMAAERIKAAITLSLVGENPVKAILDAYNPTGSTAHVNFTTSKETRWQTDPRKCHINWVICDSDWEAEFCRVAEAHPKVRAYVKNQNLGLEAPYLMGSTPRKYIPDFIVQVNDGRDDPLNLIVEIKGYRGEDAKEKANTMRAYWVPGVNNLEKFGRWAFAEFTAIYEIEAEFEKLIKGMLPGGQRI; encoded by the coding sequence ATGCAAGAGCGATTCTTCGAACGCCCGATCCTTAACTCGCCATACGCCTACCCGGCGCGCCATTGGGAACTCGACGCAGACGGACAGCCGACGAATCGGATCATCGAAACTCGTCGTCGTTCCGATCTTATCACGCCGGTGCCGAAGCCAAAGAAGCGTCGGCAGGCGCGCGGCCAGACGCAAATGGTCTTTGACGGAGGCGATGGCCTGTCGTCGGAGGAGCAGGAGTACAACCCGACGCCGATCATCAATGAGGTCAGAACCTACGTTGAAACGTGGCGCGCCCTTCCCAATCCGGACCAGTGGCTCGTTACTCCGGAGACCGCCCGACTCCTGAAGCATTGGAGGACTCATAAGTTTGACGGCATCCGGCCCTTCTTCTGTCAGATCGAGGCCGTCGAAACAGCGATCTGGTTGGTCGAAGTCGCGCCGAAAATGGGCGCCCGCGGCGCCAAGTTCTGGGACCATCTTAAGGGCGCAAACGAGCAGGCAAATCCCGAACTGATGCGCCTCGCGCTTAAACTGGCGACGGGCGCGGGCAAGACGACCGTCATGGCGATGCTGATCGCCTGGCAGACCGTCAATGCGGTTCGCCATCAAAACAGCAAGCAGTTCTCGCGCGGCTTCCTGATCGTGGCGCCCGGCATCACGATCAAAGATCGCTTGCGCGTTCTCTTTCCAAATGATCCCGAAAGCTACTATCGCCAGCGCGAGATCGTTCCGCCCGACATGCTGGCCGACATAGATCGCGCCAAAATCATCATCACCAACTACCACGCTTTCAAACTGCGCGAACGCGTGGACGTCGCCAAAGGCACCCGCTCCGTGATTGAGGGATGGCGTGGCGAGAAGCTTCAGACGCTCGAGACCGAAGGCCAGATGCTCCAGCGCGTCATGCCCGAGTTGATGGGCATGAAGAACATCACGGTCCTGAACGACGAGGCGCATCATTGCTATCGCGAGCGCGTCAAGGACGCGTTGGGCGAAACCGAAGGCGATTTGAGAGGCGAAGAAAAAGACGAGGCGAAGGAGAACAATGAAGCGGCGCGGATGTGGATTTCCGGTCTTGAGGCAGTCAAGCGCAAGCTGGGATTGTCACTGGTCTACGATCTCTCGGCGACGCCATTCTTTCTTCGCGGCTCCGGCTATGTCGAAGGCACGTTGTTTCCTTGGACGATGAGCGATTTCTCGCTGATGGACGCGATTGAGTGCGGCATCGTCAAATTGCCGCGCGTGCCGGTGGCCGACAATATTCCCGGCGGGGAGACGCCAAAGTTCCGGAATCTATGGGAGTATATCGGCAAGAAACTGCCAAAAAAAGGGCGAAGCTTGTCAGGCAAGTCTCTCGATCCATTGAGCCTGCCGGCGGAGCTGTTGACGGCGCTTGAAGCCCTCTATGGTCATTACAAAAAAACGTCCGATCTTTGGCAACAGGCGGGACTGAGAATTCCCCCCGTCTTCATCGTCGTCTGCAACAACACTTCGACATCTGAACTCATATACAAATACATTTCCGGCTTTCGCCGCGAAAACGACGACGGATCGACGACGCCTGAGAATGGCCGCCTTTCCTTGTTCCGCAACTATGACGACTACGGTAACAGAATTCCCCGCCCGAACACGATTCTGATCGACAGTGCGCAGCTCGAATCGGGCGATGCGCTCGACAAGGATTTTCGCGAGATCGCAGGCGATGAAATCGAGCGGTTCCGCCGTGAGATCGTCGAACGCAGTGGCGACATCAGGGCTGGCGAGACGATCGACGACACAACATTGCTGCGCGAAGTCATGAATACCGTCGGCAAGAAGGACAGACTCGGCGAACAGATTCGTTGCGTCGTATCCGTTTCGATGCTGACCGAAGGCTGGGACGCCAATACCGTCACCCACATCCTCGGCGTGCGCGCCTTTGGCACGCAACTGCTTTGCGAGCAGGTCGTCGGCCGGGGACTGCGGCGTCAGTCCTATGATTTGAACGAAGAAGGTTTGTTCAACGTCGAATATGCGGATATTTTAGGGATCCCCTTCGACTTCGCCGCCAAGCCTGTCGTGGCGCCGCCCGCGAAGCCGCGCGAGACCGTTCGCGTTCACGCCGTCAGGCCGGAGCGCGACCCACTGGAGATCGTCTTTCCGCGTGTCGAGGGCTACCGCGTCGAATTGCCGGACGAGCGCCTGGAAGCTCGCTTCACGCCGGATTCGATCCTAAACCTGACCCCTGACCGCGTAGGACCATCGGTCACCAAGAATCAGGGCATCATCGGCGAGGGCGTCGACCTGACGCTCGAGCATCTAGCAGACATGCGATCATCGACGATCCTGTTCCATCTCGCGCGGCATCTCCTTTACAACAAATATCGCAATCCAGGCGAAGAGCCGAAGCTGCATCTCTTCGGTCAGCTGAAACGCATCACCCGTCAATGGCTGGAGGGCGGCTACCTCAAATGCTCCGGCGGCACATTTCCCGGGCAGCTCGTCTATAAAGAAATCGCCGACATGGCCGCCGAGCGCATCAAGGCCGCGATCACGCTCTCTCTCGTCGGGGAAAATCCCGTCAAGGCGATCCTCGACGCTTACAATCCGACCGGCTCGACCGCACACGTCAACTTCACGACATCCAAGGAGACGCGCTGGCAGACCGATCCGCGCAAATGCCACATCAATTGGGTCATTTGCGACAGCGATTGGGAGGCGGAGTTCTGCCGCGTCGCCGAGGCGCATCCGAAGGTGCGGGCCTATGTTAAAAACCAGAACCTTGGCCTCGAAGCGCCTTACCTCATGGGTTCGACGCCGCGAAAATACATTCCGGATTTTATCGTGCAGGTGAATGACGGCAGGGACGATCCCCTCAATCTCATCGTCGAGATCAAGGGCTATCGCGGCGAAGACGCGAAGGAAAAGGCCAATACGATGCGCGCCTATTGGGTTCCCGGCGTCAACAATCTGGAAAAATTCGGGCGATGGGCCTTCGCCGAATTCACGGCGATCTATGAGATCGAAGCCGAGTTCGAGAAATTGATCAAGGGGATGCTGCCGGGAGGGCAGAGGATATGA
- the dinD gene encoding DNA damage-inducible protein D: MKSEIVQQLTETFEGHAQQTESGVEYWLARDLQFLLGYSKWDNFQNVVTKAKTACDVSGHDVRDHFADVGKMVELGSNARREIDDILLTRFACYLIAQNGDPAKPEIAFAQAYFAIQTRRAELIEQRLLEVERIAARKKLSETEKELSIVIYEQTGGNQDFALIRSKGDQALFGRSTQAMKAQWKVPDARPLADFAPTIILKAKDFATEITIFNAHAHAMRSERAISAEHVTNNQAVRKTLLDRGIRPESLPPAEDIKKVERRMASEERKSLAKPKRLED; encoded by the coding sequence ATGAAATCGGAGATCGTTCAGCAATTGACAGAGACCTTCGAAGGGCACGCGCAGCAGACCGAGTCAGGTGTGGAATACTGGCTGGCGCGAGACCTGCAATTCCTCCTGGGCTATTCGAAATGGGATAATTTTCAAAACGTCGTCACGAAGGCAAAAACTGCTTGCGACGTCTCGGGCCATGACGTTCGCGACCATTTTGCTGACGTCGGGAAAATGGTCGAACTCGGCTCCAACGCCCGGCGCGAGATCGACGACATTCTGCTCACTCGATTCGCCTGCTACCTCATCGCCCAGAATGGCGACCCGGCAAAGCCCGAAATCGCTTTTGCCCAGGCTTACTTCGCAATCCAGACCCGCAGGGCGGAACTCATCGAACAGCGCCTTTTGGAAGTAGAACGGATCGCCGCCCGTAAGAAGCTGAGCGAAACCGAGAAGGAGCTTTCGATCGTCATTTATGAGCAAACCGGCGGCAATCAGGATTTCGCGCTCATCCGCAGCAAAGGCGATCAAGCGCTTTTCGGACGCTCGACGCAGGCCATGAAAGCGCAATGGAAAGTGCCAGATGCGCGGCCGCTGGCGGATTTCGCGCCGACGATCATCCTGAAAGCCAAGGATTTCGCAACGGAGATCACGATTTTCAATGCCCACGCCCATGCGATGAGGTCCGAGCGGGCAATCTCGGCTGAGCATGTCACCAACAATCAGGCCGTGCGCAAGACATTGCTCGATCGCGGTATCCGTCCGGAGAGCTTGCCACCCGCGGAGGACATTAAAAAGGTCGAGCGGCGCATGGCTTCTGAGGAACGAAAGTCCCTCGCCAAGCCAAAACGGCTGGAGGACTGA